In Halobaculum limi, one DNA window encodes the following:
- the rpl18a gene encoding 50S ribosomal protein L18Ae translates to MSQFTVSGQFKTRDGMQTFTRSIDAVNENVAREHIFSKFGAEHNLNRTQIEISEVVAE, encoded by the coding sequence ATGAGCCAGTTCACTGTTAGCGGCCAGTTCAAGACCCGTGACGGGATGCAGACGTTCACGCGGTCGATCGACGCCGTGAACGAAAACGTCGCGCGCGAACACATCTTCTCGAAGTTCGGTGCCGAGCACAACCTGAACCGCACCCAGATCGAGATCAGCGAGGTGGTGGCAGAATGA
- the pfdA gene encoding prefoldin subunit alpha, with amino-acid sequence MSLGGGGQGQQQLQQISQEIQAIEGEIEELEGDVDDLRQEQRDIDEAIEAIGHLDDGSTVQVPLGGGAHVRAEILDMDEIIVSLGADYAAEQEEDDAVETLERRKEALDEQVEQVNEEKQDLEAEREQLEAQAQQMQQQMQQQQMQQMQQMADEADDGDE; translated from the coding sequence ATGAGTCTCGGTGGCGGCGGTCAGGGTCAGCAGCAGCTCCAGCAGATCTCTCAGGAGATTCAGGCCATCGAGGGCGAGATCGAAGAACTCGAAGGCGACGTCGACGACCTCCGACAGGAGCAGCGTGATATCGACGAGGCCATCGAGGCCATCGGCCACCTCGACGACGGCTCGACGGTGCAGGTGCCGCTGGGTGGCGGCGCGCACGTCCGCGCGGAGATTCTCGATATGGACGAGATCATCGTGAGCCTCGGTGCCGACTACGCCGCAGAGCAGGAGGAAGACGACGCCGTCGAGACGCTCGAACGCCGCAAGGAGGCGCTCGACGAGCAGGTCGAACAGGTCAACGAGGAGAAGCAGGACCTGGAAGCAGAGCGCGAGCAGCTCGAAGCGCAGGCCCAGCAGATGCAACAGCAGATGCAGCAGCAGCAGATGCAGCAGATGCAGCAGATGGCCGACGAGGCCGACGACGGGGACGAGTAA